The following proteins come from a genomic window of Caldalkalibacillus thermarum:
- a CDS encoding type I restriction-modification system subunit M, which yields MTVKADIDFQKDLFEAANKMRGSVAPADYKHYVLPLIFLRYLSNKYEKRRKELEQIVKDPSSDWYTEDDEMQQIIITDPDQYKAENVFVVPEEASWSYIMKNAKQPNIKEILDNAMKRLEEENPELEGILPRIYQGSNLPPENVAGLIEIFSRDVFSANTDDSVDILGRTYEYFISSFAASEGKRGGEFFTPSSIVKLLVAMLEPKSGIVFDPACGSGGMFIQSEEYAPNKHALSFYGQENVVTTVRLGKMNVLLHGINAEIRLGDSLLNDQFPDLKADYVIANPPFNQKDWGADRLSKNDPRLIGPVTNSNANYMWMQHFLYHLNDTGTAGFVMANGAMTTNVKEEKEVRQKLVDEGYIDCIVQLPEKLFFRTVIPCCLFFLSKNRDGKNGYRARKNEILFIDARKMGTLVSRKQKALSKEEIDKIAAVYRAYKYEGAEGYEDIVGFCKVATIDEVRANDYKLTPGIYVGTEVSNEDDVPFEEKMAELTQRLLEQFEESNRLQEKIKKDLEGLV from the coding sequence ATGACTGTAAAAGCAGACATCGATTTTCAAAAGGATTTATTTGAAGCAGCCAATAAAATGCGCGGGAGTGTGGCTCCTGCTGATTATAAACACTATGTACTTCCGTTAATCTTTTTGCGCTATCTTTCTAACAAGTACGAAAAGCGCCGAAAAGAATTAGAGCAAATCGTAAAAGATCCAAGCAGCGATTGGTATACGGAAGATGATGAAATGCAGCAAATCATCATCACCGACCCGGACCAATATAAGGCGGAAAACGTCTTTGTCGTGCCTGAAGAAGCAAGTTGGTCTTATATTATGAAAAACGCCAAGCAGCCGAATATTAAAGAGATTCTTGATAACGCGATGAAGCGTCTCGAAGAGGAAAACCCAGAACTGGAAGGCATATTGCCGCGAATATACCAAGGTTCGAACTTACCACCTGAAAACGTGGCGGGATTAATCGAAATTTTTTCTCGAGATGTGTTTAGTGCCAATACGGATGACAGTGTAGATATATTGGGCCGTACTTATGAGTATTTTATTAGTTCTTTTGCCGCTTCCGAAGGTAAAAGAGGCGGAGAATTCTTTACACCATCCAGTATTGTTAAACTGCTTGTTGCCATGCTGGAGCCGAAAAGTGGGATTGTGTTTGATCCAGCGTGCGGTAGCGGCGGGATGTTTATCCAAAGTGAAGAATATGCGCCAAACAAACACGCTCTTTCGTTTTACGGGCAGGAAAATGTGGTAACGACCGTACGTCTTGGAAAAATGAACGTTTTATTGCATGGCATCAATGCGGAAATTCGCTTGGGTGATTCGCTGTTAAACGATCAGTTCCCTGATTTAAAGGCCGATTACGTGATTGCCAATCCGCCGTTTAACCAAAAAGACTGGGGAGCAGACCGTTTATCAAAAAATGACCCGCGCTTAATCGGACCAGTCACAAACAGCAATGCGAACTATATGTGGATGCAACACTTCCTATATCATTTAAATGATACAGGTACCGCAGGGTTTGTGATGGCAAACGGAGCGATGACCACGAATGTGAAAGAGGAGAAAGAGGTCCGTCAAAAATTAGTGGATGAAGGATATATTGACTGCATTGTTCAATTGCCTGAAAAACTGTTCTTTAGGACAGTCATTCCATGTTGTTTATTTTTCTTAAGCAAAAACCGTGACGGCAAAAACGGCTATCGGGCAAGAAAAAATGAAATTTTGTTTATCGATGCCCGCAAAATGGGGACGCTCGTCAGCCGTAAGCAAAAAGCACTGTCCAAAGAAGAAATTGATAAAATCGCAGCCGTTTATCGTGCCTACAAATACGAAGGTGCTGAAGGATACGAAGATATTGTCGGGTTCTGTAAAGTTGCAACAATTGATGAAGTACGAGCCAATGACTACAAATTAACACCGGGGATTTATGTTGGGACGGAAGTATCCAATGAAGACGATGTACCGTTTGAAGAAAAAATGGCTGAATTGACACAGCGTCTTTTAGAACAATTTGAAGAGTCTAATCGCCTTCAAGAGAAGATTAAGAAAGACTTGGAGGGATTAGTATGA